In one Brassica oleracea var. oleracea cultivar TO1000 chromosome C9, BOL, whole genome shotgun sequence genomic region, the following are encoded:
- the LOC106315434 gene encoding uncharacterized protein LOC106315434 isoform X1 yields MADKAAKMKLRQDYRNLWHSDLMGTVTADTPYCCLACLCGPCVSYLLRRRALYNDMSRYTCCAGYMPCSGRCGESKCPQLCLATEVFLCFGNSVASTRFLLQDEFNIQTTKCDNCIIGFMFCLSQVACIFSIVACLVGSDELSEASQILSCCADMVYCTVCACMQTQHKLEMDKRDGVFGSQPMGVPPAQQMSRFDQPAPPVGYPPASYPPAQGYPPASYPPPGYPHH; encoded by the exons ATGGCGGATAAGGCCGCGAAGATGAAGCTCCGCCAGGATTACCGGAACTTATGGCACTCCGATCTCATGGGCACCGTCACCGCCGACACTCCCT ATTGTTGCTTGGCGTGTCTGTG TGGACCGTGTGTTTCTTACTTGCTTCGGAGAAGAGCACTTTACAATGACATGTCAAG GTATACCTGCTGTGCTGGATACATGCCTTGTAGTGGGAGGTGTGGAGAAAGCAAATGCCCTCAACTCTGCCTTGCCACCGAG GTTTTCCTCTGTTTCGGAAACTCTGTGGCCTCTACTCGCTTTCTTCTGCAGGATGAATTCAACATCCAGACCACAAAATGCGACAATTGCATTATT GGATTTATGTTCTGCCTAAGCCAAGTCGCTTGCATATTCTCTATTGTCGCTTGCCTCGTTGGTAGTGATGAGCTCTCTGAGGCTTCTCAGATACTTTCTTGCTGTGCCGATATGGTCTACTGCAC GGTCTGCGCGTGTATGCAG ACACAACACAAGCTTGAAATGGACAAAAGAGATGGAGTGTTTGGTTCTCAGCCAATGGGCGTACCTCCGGCACAGCAGATGTCCCGTTTTGATCAACCTGCCCCTCCAGTCGGCTACCCTCCTGCATCTTACCCACCGGCTCAAGGCTACCCTCCTGCATCTTACCCGCCTCCCGGTTATCCCCATCATTGA
- the LOC106315434 gene encoding uncharacterized protein LOC106315434 isoform X2, whose translation MADKAAKMKLRQDYRNLWHSDLMGTVTADTPYCCLACLCGPCVSYLLRRRALYNDMSRYTCCAGYMPCSGRCGESKCPQLCLATEVFLCFGNSVASTRFLLQDEFNIQTTKCDNCIIGFMFCLSQVACIFSIVACLVGSDELSEASQILSCCADMVYCTVCACMQTQHKLEMDKRDGVFGSQPMGVPPAQQMSRFDQPAPPVGYPPASYPPPGYPHH comes from the exons ATGGCGGATAAGGCCGCGAAGATGAAGCTCCGCCAGGATTACCGGAACTTATGGCACTCCGATCTCATGGGCACCGTCACCGCCGACACTCCCT ATTGTTGCTTGGCGTGTCTGTG TGGACCGTGTGTTTCTTACTTGCTTCGGAGAAGAGCACTTTACAATGACATGTCAAG GTATACCTGCTGTGCTGGATACATGCCTTGTAGTGGGAGGTGTGGAGAAAGCAAATGCCCTCAACTCTGCCTTGCCACCGAG GTTTTCCTCTGTTTCGGAAACTCTGTGGCCTCTACTCGCTTTCTTCTGCAGGATGAATTCAACATCCAGACCACAAAATGCGACAATTGCATTATT GGATTTATGTTCTGCCTAAGCCAAGTCGCTTGCATATTCTCTATTGTCGCTTGCCTCGTTGGTAGTGATGAGCTCTCTGAGGCTTCTCAGATACTTTCTTGCTGTGCCGATATGGTCTACTGCAC GGTCTGCGCGTGTATGCAG ACACAACACAAGCTTGAAATGGACAAAAGAGATGGAGTGTTTGGTTCTCAGCCAATGGGCGTACCTCCGGCACAGCAGATGTCCCGTTTTGATCAACCTGCCCCTCCAGTCG GCTACCCTCCTGCATCTTACCCGCCTCCCGGTTATCCCCATCATTGA